From the genome of Nocardia mangyaensis:
CATCCGCCCTACCATCGGCTCGTCTCGACACAGGGGCAGTCTAGTTGGACCGCCACCACAGTCTCTGACCGCACCGCCAGCCCCGCACCCGCGACCCCGAGGAGCGGCGGCCACGCAGTGGCCGGTCGCGGCCGGGCCACCGGTCAGCGCTCGAAGCGCATGCGCCGCAGGCGCGAGTCTCGAGCGCTGACCGGCGGCCCCTCGGGGCCGCGACTCGAGCGCGCCAGCGCTCCAACGAACACGACTACAGGTCGAAGGTTTCGCCTGGCGACACCGCGTGCACGGGCCCGGCGAACGCGGCCTTCGCCTCCGCGATCACATCCTCACGCGAGGTCCACGGCGGGATGTGGGTGAGCAGCAACTCTTTCGCGCCCGCTCGGGTGGCGATCTCGCCCGCCTCGGTGCCCGAAAGATGGATGCCGGGAGGGCGATTCGCGGGGTCGTGGGTCCACGAGGCTTCCGACATCAGCACATCGGCGCCCTGGGCCAGGTCGACGACGGCATCACACATCGCGGTGTCGCCGGTGTAGACGAAGACGCGACCGTCGGCGGCGGTGATCCGCAGGCCGTAGGACTCCGGCGGGTGGTACATGCGCCGGGCCTCGACGGTGTGGCCGGGGCCGAACGGCACGGCGACGCCCTCGGCCCACGGCTGGGCATCGATCACGTCGGACCAGTCGTCGGTCGCACCGCCGACCTCGGCGGAGGCGTTGCCGATGCGCAGCGGCGCGTCGGACGGGCCGCGCACGAGCGCGTGGCCGGTCGGCGGGTTGGGGTGGTAGCGCCGCCACACCAGCAGAGCGGGCAGATCGAGGCAGTGATCCGCGTGCAGGTGGGTGAGGAAGATGTCGACTTCGGCGGGGTTCATGTGCTTCTGCAACGCGCCGAACACGCCGGGCCCGAAGTCGATGACGATCGGCCGCATATCCGGGCCCGTCAGCAGGTAGCCCGACGCTGGGGAGTCCGGGCCGGACACGCTGCCCGAGCACCCGAGGACGGTAAGGCGCATGCCCCCATGCTGCCACGACGTGCTGGTGCTCACTGCAGGATCCCCCCATTTTCCAGACCGGATCCCCGGCTACCGCGTTGTTGGTGCGCGGCCGACCGATGCTCCACGGCGGCGTCGACGTTCATCACCAGAGAGTACCCAGCCCGCGAGCACTCCACCCACCGCCCCGAAAAGATGTCCCTGCCAAGAAATTCGAGGGTCGCTGGGCAGCACTCCCCACAGCATCGAGCCGTAGAAAATCAAGATCACCAGCCCGATCAGGATCTCGATGCCGTTGCGGGCGAACCAGCCGCGACAGATCAGATACGTCAGCCAGCCGAACACCAGCGACGAGGCGCCGATGTGCACGCTGCCCGGCGAGGCGATGAGCCAGGTACCGACACCCGCCACGATCCAGACGATCGCCGTCGCCGCGAGACCGCGGCCGATCCCCGAGGCCAGCACCAGGAAGCCCAGCACCAGCAGCGGCAGGGTGTTGGCGAACAGATGGTCCCAGCCGCCGTGCAGGAACGGCGCCCACAGAATGCCGTCGAGCCCGTCGGCGGACCTGGGCGCGATACCCGCCGCGTCCAGTTCGCCGGGCGCCCAGTCCGGGCGGTCGCGCGAGAGCACCGCGTCGATGCCCTCGATCAGATACAGCAGCGCGGTGAACGTGACGATCACCGCGCCTGCCCGCAACCAGGTCTGTTTGGCCCCGCGCACGGGGACGTCCTGTCCGCCTGGTCTGCCGATCCGTGCCGGATCGAACGATGGTCCCAGCCCCGAACCGCCGGTCATGACACCCTCCTAGCCGCGAGAACCTCGCGCTATCGAGAGTACTTGCCGCGCCGGGCTGCTACCGGGACTCAGGCCCAGAGCTGGCCGTCCAGCTTCTCCTCGGCCTCGTCGAGGGTGCCGTCGTACGCGCCGGTCGACAGGTATTTCCAGCCGCCGTCGGCGACGACGAAGGCGATGTCGGCGCGTTTTCCCGCCTGGTGCGCCTTCTTCGCGATGCCGAGCGCGGCGTGCAGGATCGCGCCGGTGGAGATCCCGGCGAAGATCCCTTCTTCGCCGACCAGTTCCCTGGTCCGCTTGACCGCGTCATAGGGGCCGACGGAGAAGCGGGTGGTGAGCACCTGCTCGTCGTAGAGCTCGGGGATGAAGCCCTCGTCGATGTTGCGCAGGCCGTAGACCAGCTCGCCGTAGCGCGGTTCCGCCGCGACGATCTCGATGCCGGGCACCTTCTCGCGCAGGTACCGGCCGGTGCCCATGAGGGTGCCGGTGGTGCCGAGCCCCGCGACGAAATGGGTGATCTCGGGCAGGTCGGCCAGCAGTTCGGGACCGGTGGTCTCGTAGTGCGCGAGCGCGTTGGCCGGGTTGCCGTACTGGTACAGCATCACCCAGTCCGGGTTCTCGCCCGCGATCTGCTTGGCCAGGGCCACAGCCTGATTCGAGCCACCGGCGGCGGGCGAATCGATGATCTCGGCGCCGAACATGGTGAGCAGCTGACGCCGCTCCACCGAGGTGTTCTCCGGCATCACACACACCAGCCGGTAGCCCTTGAGCTTGGCCGCCATGGCCAGCGAGATCCCGGTGTTGCCGCTGGTCGGCTCCAGGATCGTGCAGCCGGGGGTGAGCAGTCCGTCGGCCTCGGCCTGTTCGATCATCCGCAGCGCGGGCCGGTCCTTGATCGAGCCGGTCGGGTTGCGGTCCTCGAGCTTGGCCCACAGTCGCACGTGGTCCTCGCCGTCCCACTGTGGGGACAGCGTGCGCAGGCCGACGAGCGGGGTGTTGCCGAGGGTCGCGATCAGCGATTCGTAGCGGGCCACGGTGTTACGCGCCGCCTGCCACGGCGGGCAGGATGGTGACCGACGCGCCGGCGGGCACCTCGGCGTCGAGACCACCGGAGAAGCGCACGTCCTCGTCGTCGACGTAGATGTTGACGTAGCGGTTGAGCTTGCCGTCTTTGAGCAGCCGCTCGGCCAGCCCCGGATGGTTGGCCTCGAGGTCGTCGATGAGCGCGGACAGCGTGGCGCCTTCGCTCTGGACTCGCTTCTCGCCTCCGGTGAGACCACGCATGATGGTCGGAATGGACACGGTTACCGGCATGGGGACTCCTCGGTCGGGGTGGTGATCTGTGGAAATTCAGGCGTCGTAGGCATCGACGATGCGCACCGGTTCCTCGGTGACCGCACCATCGACGATGCGATAGCTGCGCAGCTCGTGCTCGTCCGGGTCGCGGGTGGAGATCAGCACGTAGTGCGCGTCCGGTTCGGCGGCGTAGGAGATGTCGGTGCGGCTGGGGTAGGCCTCGGTGGCGGTGTGCGAGTGGTAGACCACCACCGGTACCTCGTCGGCGTCGTCCATCGCGCGCCACACACGCAGCTGTTCACCGGAATCGAACCGGTAGAAGGTGGGCGAACGTTCGGCGTTGACCATGGCGACGAAGCGTTCCGGCCGGTCGCTGCCCTCGGGTCCGGCGATGATCCCGCAGGCCTCGTCGGGGTGGTCGGCGCGGGCGTGCGCCACCATCGCGTCAACGAGAT
Proteins encoded in this window:
- a CDS encoding cyclic nucleotide-degrading phosphodiesterase — protein: MRLTVLGCSGSVSGPDSPASGYLLTGPDMRPIVIDFGPGVFGALQKHMNPAEVDIFLTHLHADHCLDLPALLVWRRYHPNPPTGHALVRGPSDAPLRIGNASAEVGGATDDWSDVIDAQPWAEGVAVPFGPGHTVEARRMYHPPESYGLRITAADGRVFVYTGDTAMCDAVVDLAQGADVLMSEASWTHDPANRPPGIHLSGTEAGEIATRAGAKELLLTHIPPWTSREDVIAEAKAAFAGPVHAVSPGETFDL
- a CDS encoding rhomboid family intramembrane serine protease; amino-acid sequence: MTGGSGLGPSFDPARIGRPGGQDVPVRGAKQTWLRAGAVIVTFTALLYLIEGIDAVLSRDRPDWAPGELDAAGIAPRSADGLDGILWAPFLHGGWDHLFANTLPLLVLGFLVLASGIGRGLAATAIVWIVAGVGTWLIASPGSVHIGASSLVFGWLTYLICRGWFARNGIEILIGLVILIFYGSMLWGVLPSDPRISWQGHLFGAVGGVLAGWVLSGDERRRRRGASVGRAPTTR
- a CDS encoding PLP-dependent cysteine synthase family protein, which codes for MARYESLIATLGNTPLVGLRTLSPQWDGEDHVRLWAKLEDRNPTGSIKDRPALRMIEQAEADGLLTPGCTILEPTSGNTGISLAMAAKLKGYRLVCVMPENTSVERRQLLTMFGAEIIDSPAAGGSNQAVALAKQIAGENPDWVMLYQYGNPANALAHYETTGPELLADLPEITHFVAGLGTTGTLMGTGRYLREKVPGIEIVAAEPRYGELVYGLRNIDEGFIPELYDEQVLTTRFSVGPYDAVKRTRELVGEEGIFAGISTGAILHAALGIAKKAHQAGKRADIAFVVADGGWKYLSTGAYDGTLDEAEEKLDGQLWA
- a CDS encoding MoaD/ThiS family protein; the protein is MPVTVSIPTIMRGLTGGEKRVQSEGATLSALIDDLEANHPGLAERLLKDGKLNRYVNIYVDDEDVRFSGGLDAEVPAGASVTILPAVAGGA
- a CDS encoding Mov34/MPN/PAD-1 family protein — protein: MLVIRADLVDAMVAHARADHPDEACGIIAGPEGSDRPERFVAMVNAERSPTFYRFDSGEQLRVWRAMDDADEVPVVVYHSHTATEAYPSRTDISYAAEPDAHYVLISTRDPDEHELRSYRIVDGAVTEEPVRIVDAYDA